In Mesorhizobium sp. 113-3-3, a genomic segment contains:
- a CDS encoding DUF535 family protein, which translates to MSFETSERAWLRETTGVLSQILGLCWRLGLRQSRIFLTRFACKPVSFFKWFHFLAGFRRRHGLGCPHDDLLRKKPYKFFALDLPGHRGLDLLVGHFNLAAAGLPRDLLEAAWRGRTMAIGQVTGRRDAYALTMRLSVHSGASHEGAFSIGLTRQSDRLDLVRLSFILYPQGAGPLGAGALGNGRYTVAIGGLQGSREPAAKRAVIEATRDLCGLRPKDAALLVVEGIAISGGADHFLGVCDARHTINFRTLDKRAGKRADMDQYWIDRGGRQGGEFGFAMPVRNPDMAAPLSRREVYKFEFLNIGKSLFASPSRLKEVPHDQPVRRPSVR; encoded by the coding sequence TTGAGTTTCGAAACGAGCGAGCGCGCCTGGTTGCGGGAAACGACCGGCGTCCTCAGCCAGATCCTTGGTCTCTGCTGGCGGCTGGGGCTGCGGCAGTCCAGGATTTTCCTCACCCGCTTCGCCTGCAAGCCGGTGAGCTTCTTCAAATGGTTCCACTTCCTCGCGGGCTTCCGGCGGCGGCATGGCCTGGGCTGCCCGCATGACGATCTGCTGCGCAAGAAGCCCTACAAATTCTTCGCGCTTGACCTGCCAGGGCATCGCGGCCTCGACCTTCTGGTCGGCCATTTCAATCTTGCCGCGGCGGGCCTGCCGCGGGACCTGCTCGAGGCGGCCTGGCGCGGGCGCACGATGGCTATCGGCCAGGTGACCGGGCGACGCGATGCCTATGCCCTGACCATGCGTCTGTCCGTTCATTCGGGCGCCAGCCACGAAGGCGCCTTCTCGATCGGGTTGACGCGGCAGAGCGACCGGCTGGACCTGGTCAGGCTGAGCTTCATCCTTTATCCCCAAGGCGCCGGCCCCCTGGGCGCCGGCGCCTTGGGGAACGGCCGCTACACCGTGGCCATTGGCGGGCTCCAGGGCAGCCGGGAGCCGGCGGCCAAGCGCGCGGTCATAGAGGCCACGCGCGACCTGTGCGGACTGAGGCCCAAGGATGCGGCACTGCTGGTGGTGGAAGGCATCGCGATCAGCGGCGGCGCCGATCATTTCCTCGGCGTCTGCGATGCCAGGCACACCATCAATTTCCGCACGCTCGACAAACGCGCGGGCAAGCGCGCCGACATGGACCAGTACTGGATCGATCGCGGCGGACGGCAAGGCGGCGAATTCGGCTTCGCCATGCCGGTGCGCAACCCTGACATGGCAGCGCCGCTCAGCCGGCGCGAGGTCTACAAGTTCGAATTCCTGAACATCGGCAAGAGCCTGTTTGCCTCGCCGTCCAGATTGAAAGAGGTTCCACATGATCAGCCTGTGAGAAGGCCTTCTGTCCGATGA
- a CDS encoding sulfotransferase: MRVDLALDGAMSDRAKAAARYNTYAEKVKAAEPPHRLLIHNGTEGWAPLCDFLGVALPDEPLSNLNDRETIKKIIRDIIKGSYIMLGLAIAAVAAMVAGT; this comes from the coding sequence TTGCGCGTTGACCTGGCGCTGGACGGCGCGATGAGCGACCGCGCCAAGGCGGCGGCGCGCTACAACACCTATGCCGAGAAGGTGAAGGCCGCGGAGCCGCCGCACAGGCTGCTGATCCACAACGGGACCGAAGGCTGGGCGCCGCTTTGCGATTTCCTCGGCGTGGCGCTGCCCGACGAGCCCCTCTCCAACCTCAACGACCGCGAGACGATCAAGAAGATCATCCGCGACATCATCAAGGGCTCCTACATCATGCTGGGTCTGGCGATTGCCGCTGTTGCCGCTATGGTTGCGGGGACATAA
- a CDS encoding exopolysaccharide production repressor protein: MSATTIIVAVWTYMATGSLWKALAWTVAVLVILQVGYFVLVMRLIYRRARKAARQGEVDAVPPMHRDGGHLG; encoded by the coding sequence ATGTCAGCCACGACCATCATTGTCGCGGTCTGGACCTATATGGCCACCGGTTCTTTGTGGAAGGCGCTGGCCTGGACGGTAGCGGTGCTGGTCATCCTCCAGGTCGGCTATTTCGTGCTCGTCATGCGGCTGATCTATCGTCGCGCGCGCAAGGCGGCACGTCAGGGTGAGGTCGACGCTGTTCCGCCGATGCATCGTGACGGTGGGCACCTGGGATAG